In one Plutella xylostella chromosome 20, ilPluXylo3.1, whole genome shotgun sequence genomic region, the following are encoded:
- the LOC105388639 gene encoding elongin-C, translating to MSEGSAPSATSVKDDSGTGSSVVEEKVYGGCEGPDAMYVKLVSSDGHEFIVKREHALTSGTIKAMLSGPGQFAENEANEVNFREIPSHVLQKVCMYFTYKVRYTNSSTEIPEFPIAPEIALELLMAANFLDC from the exons ATGTCTGAAGGAAGTGCCCCGTCTGCTACTAGCGTGAAGGATGATTCGG GTACTGGAAGTTCGGTAGTAGAAGAGAAAGTATATGGAGGCTGTGAGGGGCCGGACGCTATGTACGTGAAGCTGGTGTCTTCCGACGGACATGAGTTCATCGTGAAGCGTGAGCATGCCCTCACTTCCGGCACCATTAAGGCCATGCTGAGTGGCCCCGGACAGTTCGCTGAGAATGAGGCTAACGAAGTCAACTTTAGAGAAATACC GTCACATGTGCTGCAGAAAGTGTGCATGTACTTCACGTACAAGGTACGCTACACCAACTCCTCCACGGAGATCCCGGAGTTCCCGATTGCGCCAGAAATTGCTCTGGAGCTGTTGATGGCCGCAAACTTCCTGGATTGTTAA